Part of the Vigna unguiculata cultivar IT97K-499-35 chromosome 3, ASM411807v1, whole genome shotgun sequence genome, ttttcatatttttcttcaatttttcaatatttgtttgtaatattatttaatattataagatagttttgtttctatttttcttcGGTACTTGCATACTCTAAGACTGCTTGATAAATATTAGTGGAATATTGTTTCCGTTATATGATATTGGCGAAATGTTTAGCCATAAcagtaattttagttttaaaacaaatattcctcaagttttttttataaagagtCATcccaaaacacaaaaagaaaaaaaagagaaaagaaaccCAAATTCAAAATGGAAGctaaaaaaataagtgaaaatatattatCGTTGAGTACAAAGAAAGACAAACAGATATGTCACAGTCACAGAGTACGTGACTTGTTAGGACTAATTTAATACCACACATACACACAgaactaatttaattaattttgtttgagttATTAGTTTAAGCAAGATTGATGAATACTTCTATCTTTAGCACCCTCTCAcctttaaagttttgaattcattatttttagaaataagaaACATTTACGacttcttttattaatataataataaataataataataatttattattattattattatatttataattataattattccgTTAAACATTCTCCACCATAAGAACAAAGTGTTCATCCTCAACGTCGTGCGTTTTCTGTGGGCGATTTGCCTGGCTGATGACCCAGCTGCGCCAGAAAACCAACCGTTAAAGCGATGAACAAGCGCCATTAGTGGCAAGCATCTCAACCTATTTCTCACTACACACACATATAAATACACGTTTCAGCAAATCAATTATCAGAGCAACAAAAGCAAACAAAATACAAAGAATAAAACACAAGcttttgaataaatttgaagAAGAATAAAATCATGAACACCCTGAACATGAAGTTCGTTGTCGTGGTGGTGTGCCTTGCCGTGTTCATCGGAACCACCTGGGGCAATGTGCTCGAAAGCGCCAAAACCACTGCAGGGGATGCCAAGGACGCCGCCGCCCCAACGGTCAAAGCTGCCAAGGACTCCGCCGCGTCAGCCGCCGAAACTGCCAAGGATGCCGCCGCACCCGCTTTTGATGCCTTTGCTCCCTCCGAGGAAGGTGCCGGCGCACCCTCTGAGTCTTTTGCTCAGTGGGCTTACGAGAAAATTTCCGGGTAATCTTTTCTCTCGTGATTTATATAGTTTCGACATTCATCTTTGTTTACTGATAAGATTATAATTGTTGTGACAGTGGTTTGGGGTTGAGAACCGAAGAGGACAAGTCAAAAGACGAGGACAAAAGTCGTTGAAAATGACAAGTTACAATTCTAAGTAAGAGGATGCGAAGGCTACTTAGTAATAGATTATCaagaacttcaattatgttcttAATGGGAAGTTCTAGTAATGTGGCTACCGTTACATCAGAATCAGTGTAACGagtcagttttttttttttttttctatttttctttttctttgcataGGGAAAGGGTGGTTGGTTGTGCCCTTATACCTTAGTTCCCATGTTGCACTGGTTTTGTCACTTGGCTGCCACAactctaataataaatatacttttttgtgctcatattttcttttccatcttatctttatctttcatccactttttcatcatctcatcaaAACACTTCACTCTACTAGATTgctattcaaattttatataaaactgtcatcttatttttactttgttttctgGTTTGGAAAATTTATATGCAAGAAttgcaaatgaaaaaaatatgttttcaatgtttcctatacaaatatttaaaaacaggACACATTTATAATAAGGTAGCAATTTTGTGATTAAACGTAAAAGAGTGCATTTTCTCAGAATAAAGAGTGCGTTGGTTGtgtgaattgaataaatgatcgAGAGATAATAGAAAAGAAGGTTAAATCATCTTtttaaaaagtgaagaaaagaaagagtagGTGAAACTCACGTCAAAATCTATTG contains:
- the LOC114175012 gene encoding uncharacterized protein LOC114175012; its protein translation is MNTLNMKFVVVVVCLAVFIGTTWGNVLESAKTTAGDAKDAAAPTVKAAKDSAASAAETAKDAAAPAFDAFAPSEEGAGAPSESFAQWAYEKISGGLGLRTEEDKSKDEDKSR